Proteins co-encoded in one Polaromonas vacuolata genomic window:
- the rplO gene encoding 50S ribosomal protein L15 — MQLNGMKPSEGSKHAKRRVGRGIGSGIGKTAGRGHKGQKSRAGGYHKVGFEGGQMPMQRRLPKRGFKSHLLKFNAEVTLTSLEQLGLAEVDLLALKTAGLVGQIAKNVKVINTGELTIAVKLNGIGATASAKTIIEAAGGSVA, encoded by the coding sequence ATGCAATTGAATGGAATGAAGCCTAGTGAAGGCTCTAAGCACGCCAAGCGCCGCGTTGGACGCGGTATTGGTTCTGGTATTGGTAAAACAGCTGGACGTGGTCATAAAGGCCAAAAGTCACGTGCTGGTGGTTACCACAAAGTCGGTTTTGAAGGCGGTCAAATGCCTATGCAACGTCGTCTGCCAAAGCGCGGTTTTAAATCGCACTTACTCAAGTTCAACGCTGAGGTAACCCTCACGTCGCTCGAGCAACTCGGTTTGGCCGAAGTCGATCTTTTGGCGTTGAAAACGGCTGGCCTTGTGGGTCAGATCGCTAAAAACGTTAAAGTGATCAACACTGGCGAATTGACAATAGCAGTTAAGCTCAATGGAATCGGTGCTACTGCTAGCGCCAAGACCATTATTGAAGCTGCTGGCGGCTCCGTAGCCTGA
- the rpsK gene encoding 30S ribosomal protein S11 — translation MAKSPSNNASQRVRKKVRKNVADGIAHVHASFNNTIITITDRQGNALSWASSGGQGFKGSRKSTPFAAQVASEVAGRAAIEQGIKNLDVEIKGPGPGRESSVRALGALGIRINSIADVTPVPHNGCRPQKRRRI, via the coding sequence ATGGCTAAGTCACCAAGTAATAACGCGTCACAACGCGTACGTAAAAAAGTTCGTAAAAACGTTGCCGATGGTATCGCTCACGTTCACGCGTCTTTTAACAACACCATCATCACCATCACGGACCGTCAAGGCAATGCTTTGTCATGGGCTTCGTCTGGTGGTCAAGGTTTCAAGGGTTCGCGTAAATCGACTCCTTTCGCAGCCCAAGTGGCTTCGGAAGTTGCTGGCCGCGCTGCCATTGAACAAGGTATTAAAAACCTTGATGTTGAAATCAAAGGTCCAGGTCCAGGTCGCGAATCTTCGGTTCGCGCTTTGGGCGCACTCGGCATTCGTATCAATTCGATCGCTGACGTGACACCGGTTCCACATAACGGCTGCCGTCCACAAAAACGTCGTCGTATTTAA
- a CDS encoding DNA-directed RNA polymerase subunit alpha produces the protein MQTNLLKPKTINVEPLGVNRAKVTLEPFERGYGHTLGNALRRVLLSSMVGHAATEVTIAGVLHEYSSIDGVQEDVINILLNLKGVVFKLHNRDEVTLSLRKDGEGPVTAADIQTPHDVEIINPEHVIVNLSHGGKIDMQIKVENGRGYVPGNQRRYGDESTKSIGRIVLDASFSPVKRVSYVVESARVEQRTDLDKLVLEIETNGAVTAEDAVRASAKILVEQLAVFAQLEGNELAAFDAPVQRNSQQFDPILLRPVDELELTVRSANCLKAENIYYIGDLIQRTENELLKTPNLGRKSLNEIKEVLASRGLTLGMRLESWPPAGLDKH, from the coding sequence ATGCAGACTAATTTACTAAAACCTAAAACCATCAATGTTGAGCCACTGGGTGTTAATCGCGCCAAAGTGACTCTCGAGCCGTTTGAACGCGGTTATGGCCACACACTGGGCAATGCACTGCGCCGCGTTTTGCTGTCCTCTATGGTCGGCCACGCAGCTACTGAAGTGACTATCGCTGGCGTACTCCATGAGTACTCTTCCATCGATGGCGTTCAGGAAGACGTTATCAACATCTTGCTCAACCTCAAGGGCGTGGTGTTTAAACTTCACAACCGTGACGAAGTTACCCTGAGCTTACGCAAAGACGGCGAAGGCCCAGTTACTGCCGCTGATATCCAGACGCCACATGACGTCGAGATTATCAATCCGGAACATGTGATTGTGAATTTGTCGCACGGCGGCAAGATTGACATGCAAATCAAGGTCGAAAATGGTCGTGGTTATGTACCTGGTAACCAACGTCGTTATGGCGACGAGTCGACCAAATCAATTGGACGTATTGTTCTTGATGCTTCGTTCTCGCCGGTTAAACGTGTGAGCTACGTTGTTGAAAGCGCGCGTGTTGAGCAGCGTACAGACTTAGATAAATTGGTTTTAGAAATTGAAACCAACGGTGCTGTGACTGCAGAAGATGCGGTTCGTGCATCCGCTAAAATTCTGGTTGAGCAATTGGCAGTATTCGCACAGCTTGAAGGCAATGAGTTGGCTGCATTTGATGCGCCAGTTCAACGCAACTCACAGCAGTTCGACCCTATCTTGTTGCGCCCAGTTGACGAGCTTGAGTTGACGGTTCGCTCCGCCAACTGTCTCAAGGCTGAGAACATATACTACATCGGTGACTTGATCCAACGTACGGAAAATGAGTTGTTAAAAACTCCTAATCTGGGTCGTAAATCACTCAACGAAATTAAAGAAGTTCTCGCTTCGCGTGGTCTTACTTTAGGTATGCGTCTTGAAAGCTGGCCGCCTGCAGGGCTAGATAAACACTAA
- a CDS encoding SpoIIE family protein phosphatase — protein MGCGHEEALQISASGSARRLINQHPPLGLLSDESFTQDVCELNKDDALFLCSDGAADALLANGERLGREPVIASAISQVLRHRSPAMALHAIRRDLLPVGATLTDDLTMLLLRHQSRPDSARLELPISLASVLPLRKFVVQQALNSGLSEVNASLLSVAAVELLTNVIAHGQNLLAEAPVELITEPMPRGLALDFKYLGARFESPEILADTDFSTYPESGLGLQIVNAISHPIQYSFEDGVNSVRLCLQTSI, from the coding sequence GTGGGCTGCGGGCATGAAGAAGCGCTGCAGATAAGCGCATCGGGATCAGCGCGGCGGCTGATTAATCAGCATCCACCATTGGGTCTGCTCAGCGATGAGAGCTTCACGCAAGATGTCTGCGAGCTAAATAAAGACGATGCGCTGTTTCTTTGCTCAGACGGCGCAGCCGATGCGTTGCTGGCGAATGGCGAGCGTTTAGGCCGCGAGCCAGTCATCGCCAGCGCGATTAGCCAGGTGCTACGCCACCGATCACCGGCCATGGCCTTGCACGCCATTCGCCGCGACTTGCTGCCAGTTGGCGCGACTCTGACTGATGATTTGACCATGCTGCTGCTACGCCACCAGTCACGTCCAGACAGTGCGCGGCTGGAGTTGCCGATATCGCTAGCGTCTGTGCTGCCGTTACGTAAATTTGTGGTGCAGCAGGCACTCAACAGTGGGCTGTCCGAAGTCAATGCCAGCTTGCTCAGCGTTGCAGCCGTTGAACTGCTCACCAACGTGATTGCGCATGGACAAAATCTTTTAGCAGAAGCGCCTGTTGAGCTAATCACCGAGCCGATGCCCAGAGGTTTGGCGCTAGATTTCAAATATTTAGGTGCGCGCTTTGAAAGTCCAGAAATACTGGCAGACACCGATTTTTCGACCTATCCAGAAAGTGGTCTTGGCCTGCAGATTGTTAACGCGATATCTCATCCGATTCAGTACAGCTTCGAAGATGGCGTCAATAGCGTGCGTCTGTGTCTGCAAACGTCAATTTAA
- the rpmD gene encoding 50S ribosomal protein L30, translated as MTIENKVKVQLIRSPIGTKESHRATVRGLGLRGVNSVSELEDTPAVRGMINKISYLVKVI; from the coding sequence ATGACTATAGAAAATAAAGTTAAAGTCCAGCTGATTCGCAGCCCGATTGGAACCAAAGAGTCACACCGCGCTACTGTGCGTGGTCTGGGTCTGCGTGGTGTCAATAGCGTTAGCGAATTAGAGGATACGCCCGCAGTGCGCGGAATGATCAACAAGATCAGTTATCTGGTCAAAGTTATCTAA
- the secY gene encoding preprotein translocase subunit SecY: MATNSAQIAKTGKFGDLRSRLVFLLLALVVYRIGAHIPVPGIDPGQLKALFSGQQGGILNLFNMFSGGALSRFTVFALGIMPYISASIIMQLLTYVVPTFEQLKKEGESGRRKITQYTRYGTLGLALFQSMGIAVALESSPGLVLAPGFGFRMTAVVSLTAGTMFLMWLGEQITERGLGNGISILIFAGIAAGLPNAAGGLLELIRTGAMSILVAILIIAVVALVTYFVVFVERGQRKILVNYARRQVGNKVYGGQSSHLPLKLNMAGVIPPIFASSIILLPATLVGWFSTGESMRWLRDIASTLTPGQPIYVMLYAGAIVFFCFFYTALVFNSRETADNLKKSGAFIPGIRPGDQTARYIDKILVRLTLAGAVYITFVCLLPEFLILKYNVPFYFGGTSLMIIVVVTMDFMAQVQNYMMSQQYESLLKKANFKTSPGG; encoded by the coding sequence GTGGCGACTAACTCAGCTCAAATTGCAAAAACCGGCAAGTTCGGTGATTTGCGCAGCCGGCTTGTGTTTTTGCTACTGGCACTGGTTGTGTACCGCATAGGCGCACACATCCCGGTGCCGGGAATTGATCCTGGGCAACTTAAAGCATTGTTTAGCGGACAGCAGGGCGGCATATTGAACTTGTTCAATATGTTTTCTGGTGGCGCTTTATCTCGCTTTACTGTGTTTGCGCTGGGCATCATGCCTTACATTTCCGCTTCCATCATCATGCAATTGCTAACCTATGTCGTCCCGACATTTGAGCAGTTGAAAAAAGAAGGTGAAAGCGGTCGCCGCAAGATTACTCAATACACTCGCTACGGCACTTTAGGATTGGCATTGTTCCAGTCCATGGGTATCGCAGTGGCACTCGAGAGCTCTCCTGGTTTGGTGCTTGCACCAGGCTTTGGTTTTCGAATGACAGCGGTAGTGAGTTTGACGGCGGGAACCATGTTTTTAATGTGGTTGGGCGAGCAAATAACCGAGCGCGGTTTGGGTAACGGTATATCGATACTTATCTTTGCGGGTATTGCGGCCGGGCTGCCAAATGCAGCCGGCGGTTTACTTGAACTGATACGTACCGGTGCAATGAGCATATTAGTAGCAATACTTATCATTGCCGTGGTCGCTCTGGTGACTTACTTTGTGGTTTTCGTCGAGCGTGGACAGCGTAAAATACTGGTCAATTATGCAAGGCGGCAAGTTGGTAATAAGGTCTACGGGGGGCAATCTTCCCATCTGCCTTTGAAGCTTAATATGGCTGGTGTTATACCTCCCATCTTCGCTTCGTCTATCATCTTGCTTCCCGCAACTTTAGTTGGCTGGTTTAGTACTGGTGAAAGCATGCGTTGGCTAAGAGATATAGCCAGCACGCTGACACCAGGTCAACCTATTTACGTCATGCTTTACGCTGGTGCGATTGTGTTTTTCTGCTTCTTTTATACGGCATTGGTTTTCAATAGTCGTGAAACTGCAGACAACCTCAAGAAAAGCGGTGCGTTCATTCCTGGTATTCGCCCGGGTGATCAAACTGCTCGCTACATAGATAAAATACTGGTTCGGTTGACGCTTGCCGGCGCTGTCTACATCACATTTGTGTGTTTACTGCCCGAGTTTCTGATTCTGAAATACAACGTGCCGTTTTACTTCGGTGGAACGTCGCTAATGATTATTGTGGTTGTGACTATGGATTTCATGGCACAAGTACAAAATTACATGATGTCGCAACAGTACGAGTCGCTTCTTAAAAAGGCGAACTTCAAGACATCACCGGGCGGTTAA
- a CDS encoding response regulator transcription factor, with translation MHIAILEDDADQRALIGLLAATGGHSHTGFSTVASLLVGLKHEHFDALLLDWMLPDGSGDEALDWVRNNLGWKIAILVLTACDDELTVVKALQAGADDFLVKPPKPQELLARLKAAARRATPGGLPVLRLGAYEIDIPRHLLSMDGQPVTLTQKEFDLAVYLFQSPARLLSRDHLLNKVWGINADVDTRTVDTHVSRLRKKIFLDGSKGWKMTPVYGYGYRLDRID, from the coding sequence GTGCACATAGCCATACTGGAAGATGATGCTGACCAACGGGCGTTGATCGGACTTTTGGCAGCAACTGGAGGGCATAGTCATACTGGTTTTTCAACAGTCGCCTCACTGCTTGTTGGTCTTAAACATGAGCATTTCGATGCATTGTTACTTGACTGGATGCTACCTGATGGCAGCGGTGATGAAGCCCTTGACTGGGTACGCAACAATCTGGGCTGGAAGATTGCGATATTAGTTTTGACAGCATGCGACGATGAACTCACAGTGGTTAAAGCTTTGCAAGCTGGCGCAGATGACTTTCTCGTCAAGCCCCCAAAACCGCAGGAGCTACTCGCTAGACTGAAAGCTGCCGCGCGACGTGCAACTCCTGGCGGCCTACCCGTCCTAAGACTGGGTGCTTATGAGATAGACATACCGCGTCATTTGTTATCCATGGACGGACAACCAGTGACGTTAACGCAAAAAGAATTCGATTTAGCCGTCTACTTGTTTCAGAGTCCTGCACGACTTTTGTCGCGCGACCACTTACTAAACAAGGTCTGGGGCATCAATGCCGATGTGGACACCCGCACTGTTGATACACATGTCAGTAGACTGCGCAAAAAGATTTTTCTCGATGGCTCTAAAGGATGGAAAATGACGCCGGTATACGGGTACGGCTACCGATTAGACCGCATTGATTAA
- a CDS encoding hybrid sensor histidine kinase/response regulator, with amino-acid sequence MQSREKLVILIADVKDESRQSLLEQVKSLGHIGVPALNDTETLEYLDNIQPDVVFLDLLLPGLGCSEVIRLLHERVTNRWLPVVATSSLVGDTYFTKALSIGADDCLFKPIDLKILNVKLRQYQRILTLQAEQTVLTKQQNAIHQHIADAVITTDANGKLCAANIAAQKLFGSGHAKHILGESVKALTGIDLQTLISSREIKFQPQGQDTIPLGISASQWHLDGQTLHTIVLHDLSEWRQIERMKDEFLANVSHELRTPLTSVLGAVSLLAAGAAGELPPEAVELATVAQRNGSRLSRLIDDVLDLTKLEAERMIFNSQPASLESLMQEAIAANQAYAQRGNVNLKCESQAPRARAMVDTDRFLQVMANLLSNAIKHSQAGQTVHLSLHGNRQGWRIDVRDHGPGISPAFRSRLFEKFSQADSSDRRIQSGTGLGLHISRVLVERMGGSISVQSAPGKGTVFSVSLPAHHERVESPYKQRTERPND; translated from the coding sequence ATGCAGTCGAGAGAAAAACTGGTGATTTTGATCGCTGACGTGAAGGACGAATCCCGACAGTCTTTGCTTGAACAGGTGAAAAGTTTGGGTCATATCGGTGTGCCAGCTCTCAATGACACCGAAACCCTGGAATACCTGGACAACATACAACCTGACGTTGTTTTCCTTGACTTGTTGTTGCCAGGACTAGGCTGCTCAGAGGTAATTAGACTGCTTCATGAGCGCGTTACAAATCGTTGGTTACCCGTGGTGGCGACATCCTCACTGGTCGGAGACACCTATTTCACCAAGGCCTTATCAATCGGCGCAGACGACTGCTTATTCAAGCCCATAGATTTGAAAATACTGAACGTCAAACTGCGTCAATACCAACGCATTCTGACGCTACAAGCAGAGCAGACCGTACTGACAAAACAGCAAAATGCCATCCATCAGCACATCGCCGACGCCGTCATCACTACCGACGCTAACGGCAAACTCTGTGCTGCCAACATTGCGGCACAAAAACTATTTGGCTCGGGCCATGCGAAGCATATTTTGGGCGAGTCAGTTAAGGCGCTAACCGGAATCGATCTTCAGACGTTGATCTCGAGCCGAGAAATAAAGTTTCAACCACAGGGCCAAGACACTATCCCGTTGGGCATATCGGCCAGTCAGTGGCATTTAGATGGGCAAACCTTACACACAATAGTGCTACACGATCTCAGTGAGTGGCGTCAGATAGAGCGTATGAAAGATGAATTCCTCGCGAACGTCAGTCACGAACTGCGCACGCCGTTGACATCAGTGTTGGGCGCAGTAAGTTTGCTAGCAGCAGGCGCAGCCGGTGAACTGCCTCCAGAGGCAGTAGAACTTGCCACCGTAGCGCAGCGCAATGGTAGTCGGCTCAGCCGGCTTATTGACGATGTACTGGATCTAACCAAACTCGAAGCCGAGCGGATGATTTTTAATTCCCAGCCAGCATCACTTGAAAGTTTGATGCAAGAAGCAATTGCAGCCAATCAAGCTTATGCCCAACGTGGCAACGTAAACCTTAAATGTGAAAGCCAAGCGCCGCGCGCGCGCGCCATGGTCGACACGGACCGTTTCCTTCAAGTCATGGCCAACTTACTATCAAACGCTATCAAGCACTCGCAAGCTGGACAGACCGTACACCTCTCCTTGCACGGTAATCGGCAAGGCTGGCGCATAGACGTACGCGACCATGGACCGGGTATTAGTCCCGCGTTTCGCAGCCGCCTGTTCGAGAAATTCTCGCAAGCAGATAGTTCAGATCGACGTATCCAAAGCGGCACCGGTCTGGGTCTACACATCAGCCGCGTATTGGTCGAGCGCATGGGTGGCAGCATTTCGGTGCAATCAGCACCCGGAAAAGGAACCGTCTTTAGCGTGTCCTTACCCGCTCATCACGAGCGCGTCGAATCACCGTACAAACAGCGCACAGAAAGACCAAATGACTGA
- the rpsM gene encoding 30S ribosomal protein S13 produces MARIAGINIPPQQHSEIGLTAIFGIGRTRARKICEACDIAFSKKVKDLTDGDLEKIRDQIALFTIEGDLRRETTMNIKRLMDIGCYRGFRHRRGLPMRGQRTRTNARTRKGPRKAAASLKK; encoded by the coding sequence ATGGCTCGTATAGCTGGTATTAACATTCCGCCGCAGCAACATTCCGAAATCGGTCTGACTGCTATTTTTGGCATTGGTCGCACACGCGCTCGCAAAATTTGCGAAGCTTGCGATATTGCTTTCTCCAAAAAAGTCAAAGATTTGACTGATGGCGATTTAGAAAAGATTCGTGATCAAATCGCGCTTTTCACCATTGAAGGTGACTTGCGTCGTGAGACCACGATGAACATCAAGCGCTTGATGGACATCGGCTGCTACCGTGGTTTCCGCCATCGTCGCGGTCTGCCAATGCGTGGTCAACGTACCCGCACCAATGCACGTACCCGTAAGGGTCCGCGTAAGGCAGCAGCTTCGTTGAAGAAATAA
- a CDS encoding STAS domain-containing protein has protein sequence MELIHEIQGDRVLLIHYQEDNLDASNVRTFRDAVQTLMQTQTRIVLDMSQLKFVDSSGLGALISCLRDANSRKGDFRLCAMARPVFALFELMRMHRVLSIHDSVEEAVDSFV, from the coding sequence ATGGAACTAATACATGAAATACAGGGCGACCGTGTGCTGTTAATTCATTATCAAGAAGACAATTTAGATGCCAGCAACGTTCGCACCTTCAGAGATGCCGTCCAAACATTGATGCAAACTCAAACACGAATAGTGCTGGATATGTCACAGCTTAAATTTGTAGACAGTTCAGGCTTAGGTGCACTCATTTCATGCTTGCGCGATGCGAACAGCCGCAAAGGAGACTTTCGTTTATGTGCGATGGCGCGGCCAGTATTCGCACTTTTTGAATTAATGCGCATGCATAGAGTGCTAAGCATTCATGACAGTGTAGAAGAGGCCGTTGACTCTTTCGTATGA
- a CDS encoding IS30 family transposase produces MIYTHLTRDERYQIAILVKANFNQSEIAKMMDRDKSSISRELRRNRGLRGYRPKQANDKAQERRLACANSPRVADSTWAVVEEKLAEAWSPEQISGHLEASHQPGVSYESIYQYIYADKRAGGTLHKTLRCQKTRKKRSSGRERRGTISHQVSIELRPDIVLERARFGDWEADLVIGAGQKQALVTINERVSRYSIIFHVPFKTAQAVGDALITLLKPFAHCVHTLTTDNGKEFAQHERIASALSADFFFAHPYASWERGANENMNGLIRQFFPKGMRFNCITDDDIALAMHRLNHRPRKCLGYRTPHQVFMEQLESYQHTVALQA; encoded by the coding sequence ATGATTTACACACACCTCACCCGTGACGAACGTTACCAGATTGCAATCCTCGTCAAAGCAAACTTCAATCAAAGTGAAATTGCAAAAATGATGGACCGTGATAAATCGAGCATCAGCCGTGAGTTGCGTCGTAACCGCGGTCTACGAGGCTATCGCCCTAAGCAGGCAAATGACAAAGCCCAAGAACGTAGACTTGCCTGCGCCAATAGTCCTAGAGTTGCTGACTCGACATGGGCTGTAGTGGAGGAAAAGTTGGCTGAGGCTTGGAGCCCCGAGCAAATCAGCGGCCACCTCGAAGCTAGCCACCAACCCGGTGTTAGCTATGAGAGCATTTACCAGTACATCTACGCTGACAAACGCGCGGGCGGCACCTTGCATAAAACACTGCGTTGCCAGAAGACGCGAAAAAAACGCAGCAGTGGCCGTGAACGGCGCGGCACCATCTCTCACCAGGTCTCAATAGAACTGCGACCCGACATCGTGCTTGAGCGTGCGCGCTTTGGCGACTGGGAGGCTGATCTGGTGATTGGTGCCGGGCAGAAGCAAGCACTAGTGACGATTAATGAGCGTGTCTCTCGCTATTCAATAATTTTCCACGTGCCATTCAAAACAGCGCAAGCCGTAGGGGACGCGTTAATCACTTTACTCAAACCGTTCGCTCATTGCGTGCACACTCTCACGACTGATAACGGCAAGGAATTTGCCCAGCATGAACGAATAGCTTCTGCGCTGAGTGCAGATTTCTTTTTCGCCCATCCATACGCCTCGTGGGAGCGTGGGGCGAACGAGAATATGAACGGTTTGATTCGCCAGTTTTTCCCAAAGGGGATGCGCTTTAATTGCATCACCGACGATGACATTGCTTTAGCGATGCACAGGCTCAATCATCGTCCTAGAAAATGTTTAGGGTATCGAACGCCGCATCAGGTTTTTATGGAACAGTTAGAGTCCTATCAGCATACGGTTGCACTTCAAGCTTGA
- the rplR gene encoding 50S ribosomal protein L18 — MLTKKEQRLRRSRQTRIRIANQGVARLTVNRTNLHIYATVISGDGTKVLAVASTAEVEVRKEIGASGKGGNVAAAQAIGKRIAEKAKAAGVEKVAFDRAGFAYHGRVKALADAAREAGLQF; from the coding sequence ATGTTGACCAAAAAAGAGCAGCGCCTTCGTCGTTCACGTCAGACGCGTATCCGCATCGCCAATCAAGGTGTTGCCCGTCTTACCGTGAATCGCACCAATCTGCATATATACGCCACAGTTATCTCTGGCGACGGCACGAAAGTTCTGGCGGTTGCCTCTACTGCAGAAGTAGAAGTTCGCAAAGAAATCGGCGCCTCCGGTAAAGGCGGAAACGTTGCTGCTGCGCAAGCCATTGGCAAGCGCATTGCTGAAAAAGCAAAAGCCGCAGGTGTAGAAAAAGTAGCGTTTGATCGCGCTGGTTTTGCGTACCATGGCCGCGTAAAAGCGCTGGCTGATGCTGCACGCGAAGCTGGTTTGCAATTCTAA
- the rplQ gene encoding 50S ribosomal protein L17, whose product MRHGHGLRKLNRTSSHRLAMLRNMMNSLLQHEAIKTTLPKAKELRRVVEPMITLAKVPSLANKRLAFDRLRDRDMVVKLFAVLGPRYNTRPGGYTRILKMGFRVGDNAPMALVELVDRPDVSEIVEIDAAKA is encoded by the coding sequence ATGCGACACGGACACGGACTTAGAAAACTTAACCGCACTAGCTCACACCGCTTGGCTATGCTGCGCAATATGATGAATTCGCTCTTGCAGCACGAAGCCATCAAAACGACTTTGCCAAAGGCAAAAGAGTTGCGCCGTGTGGTTGAGCCAATGATCACACTTGCAAAAGTGCCAAGCTTGGCTAATAAGCGCCTTGCATTTGATCGTTTGCGCGACCGCGATATGGTTGTCAAGCTTTTTGCAGTGTTAGGCCCACGTTACAACACCCGTCCAGGTGGTTACACGCGTATCCTGAAAATGGGTTTCCGTGTTGGTGACAACGCACCTATGGCTTTAGTTGAGCTGGTCGATCGCCCTGATGTTAGCGAAATAGTTGAAATTGACGCTGCTAAAGCTTAA
- the rpsD gene encoding 30S ribosomal protein S4 gives MARYLGPKAKLSRREGTDLFLKSARRAIADKSKFDSKPGQHGRTSGMRTSDYGLQLREKQKVKRMYGVLEKQFRRYFEEADRRKGNTGANLLFILECRLDNVVYRMGFGSTRAEARQLVSHKAITVNGGSVNIPSYMVKAGDVVAVRDKSKKQVRVAEALQLAQQVGMPAWVDVSIDKGEGLFKKVPDRDEFAADVNESLIVELYSR, from the coding sequence GTGGCACGTTACCTAGGCCCCAAGGCCAAACTTTCCCGCCGTGAAGGCACTGACCTCTTCTTGAAGAGTGCTCGTCGCGCTATTGCTGATAAATCCAAGTTTGATTCCAAGCCTGGTCAGCATGGCCGTACCTCCGGTATGCGTACTTCTGACTACGGTCTTCAACTGCGTGAAAAGCAGAAAGTCAAGCGTATGTACGGTGTGCTCGAGAAGCAATTCCGCCGCTACTTCGAAGAAGCTGATCGTCGCAAAGGTAACACCGGCGCCAATCTGTTGTTCATTCTGGAATGCCGTTTGGACAATGTCGTATACCGCATGGGCTTTGGATCAACCCGCGCTGAAGCGCGTCAGTTGGTTTCACACAAAGCTATCACCGTGAACGGTGGTTCGGTGAACATTCCTTCCTACATGGTCAAAGCTGGCGATGTGGTTGCAGTTCGCGACAAATCGAAGAAACAAGTCCGCGTTGCTGAAGCTCTGCAATTGGCCCAACAAGTTGGCATGCCAGCATGGGTTGATGTGAGCATCGACAAGGGCGAAGGCCTGTTCAAGAAGGTTCCAGACCGCGACGAGTTCGCTGCTGACGTCAACGAATCGTTGATCGTTGAGTTGTATTCACGCTAA
- the rpsE gene encoding 30S ribosomal protein S5, translating into MAKFQGKSQNDTPDDGLKEKMIAVNRVTKVVKGGRILGFAALTVVGDGDGRVGMGKGKSKEVPAAVQKAMEEARRNLTKVSLKNGTIHHNVFGHWGAANVMMMPAAKGTGIIAGGPMRAVFEVMGITDIVAKSHGSSNPYNMVRATLDALNNSTTASDIAAKRGKSVEEIFG; encoded by the coding sequence ATGGCTAAGTTTCAAGGCAAATCACAAAACGATACTCCAGACGATGGTCTGAAGGAAAAAATGATCGCGGTCAACCGCGTCACCAAAGTTGTGAAGGGTGGCCGTATTCTCGGTTTCGCCGCACTAACTGTTGTAGGTGACGGCGACGGCCGCGTTGGCATGGGCAAGGGCAAATCGAAAGAAGTGCCAGCAGCCGTGCAAAAGGCTATGGAAGAAGCGCGTCGCAATTTGACCAAAGTGTCATTGAAAAACGGCACGATTCACCATAATGTCTTCGGTCATTGGGGCGCAGCCAATGTCATGATGATGCCAGCAGCAAAAGGTACCGGCATTATTGCTGGCGGCCCAATGCGCGCTGTGTTTGAAGTCATGGGCATTACCGATATCGTGGCCAAAAGCCATGGTTCGAGCAACCCATACAACATGGTGCGCGCCACGCTGGACGCACTGAATAACTCCACCACGGCTTCTGATATTGCAGCCAAGCGTGGCAAATCGGTCGAAGAGATCTTCGGCTAA
- the rpmJ gene encoding 50S ribosomal protein L36, with translation MRVSASVKKICRNCKVIRRKGVVRVICTDPRHKQRQG, from the coding sequence ATGAGAGTTTCAGCTTCGGTCAAGAAAATTTGCCGTAACTGTAAAGTTATTCGTCGCAAGGGCGTCGTGCGCGTCATCTGCACAGACCCACGTCACAAACAGCGTCAAGGCTGA